Proteins from a single region of Desulfovibrio sp. Huiquan2017:
- a CDS encoding NAD-glutamate dehydrogenase domain-containing protein: MDGKPPVDPEKIRKRLLETLEGSAATLVPWFYAEMPEYYFQTHGEDEQVRHLMALISGMVREEKQAIALHSPCGSRVTHISPSGDTDTLGWVLKQYRDKDIQHARIYSSRDDTIRLDTFVLGPQPACAADDVGVKEVLEKARAGRMDLAPGDLNGFERFLGWVSEDYMEKFEPGRAVRHFKTCGCVENEERVQVQLEKEVHPGFDRIGVAMVQPPKKGLLHTVVNVIAREGIPVDRAYADEFERPGLPAISIMSFYLDRRRVDLEEGSARWLRLKRQLEMCKWFAPHGLEALAYEDGWELAQVMLMQAAGEFAHQFLIRRNLHAYTSSRIVYALLKHRDATRLLMDYFRVRFDPAFEGDRANAVRDQRNRVRAAIRNVDNAIHRDILTYVYKFFRYTLRTNYYLEHKFGLSFRLDPLILAPLPRKERPFGVYCFHGPYSWAFHVRYRDMARGGVRVVRTWSQEHFEVESNRLLDEVTKLARAQQFKNKDIPEGGSKAVILLGPEGDIDLAVKSMVDSFLDLLVVPEGADGFVQPGIVDYLGREEIIFLGPDENITPSHIQWMADRAAARGYKWPSAFMSSKPGAGIAHKQYGVTSEGVIVFAEELLRTLGIDPKSDPFTVKLTGGPAGDVASNVMRILMREYGDNARIVAMTDGHGAVFDPDGMDHAELLRLMDGNLKAADFSRDALRGEGAFVVSTGEPEGARIRNTLHNIAVADIFIPSGGRPDTVNMSNWKEFLLEDGTPSARGIVEGANIFISADARAQLERAGVLVVPGPSANKTGVICSSYEILAGLILDEKEFLDIKDEYVRQLLDILRLRARSEARVLMREYKLAGGGRTITELSYALSASINALADQVDGVLMESVERVADDPGLVEVLLSYCPAVLAEKYRERVVGDLPRAHQLALLASFISAKMLYQEGMDWADRLVRLRNVREVVFGYLEQEKVVAGLMAEVRGAGLLHAELIDRILDFSGRKLLTLDRLGLG; this comes from the coding sequence ATGGACGGCAAACCGCCTGTTGACCCGGAGAAGATTCGGAAAAGGCTTCTGGAAACTCTGGAAGGCTCGGCTGCCACCCTGGTTCCGTGGTTCTACGCCGAAATGCCGGAGTATTATTTCCAGACCCACGGCGAGGACGAACAGGTCAGGCACCTCATGGCCTTGATTTCCGGGATGGTCCGCGAGGAGAAACAGGCCATCGCCCTGCACAGCCCGTGCGGCTCCCGGGTAACACACATCTCGCCGAGCGGAGACACGGACACTCTGGGCTGGGTCCTCAAGCAGTACCGCGACAAGGACATCCAGCATGCGCGCATCTATTCCAGCCGCGACGATACCATCCGGCTGGACACCTTCGTCCTCGGCCCCCAGCCCGCCTGTGCGGCGGACGATGTGGGCGTGAAGGAAGTTCTGGAAAAGGCCCGGGCCGGGCGGATGGATCTCGCTCCCGGCGATCTGAACGGGTTCGAGCGGTTCCTCGGCTGGGTCAGCGAGGACTACATGGAGAAGTTCGAGCCGGGCCGTGCCGTGCGTCATTTCAAGACCTGCGGTTGCGTGGAGAACGAGGAGCGCGTCCAGGTGCAGCTCGAAAAGGAGGTCCATCCCGGCTTCGACCGTATCGGCGTGGCCATGGTCCAGCCGCCCAAAAAGGGGTTGCTGCACACGGTGGTCAACGTCATCGCCCGGGAGGGCATTCCCGTGGACCGGGCCTATGCCGACGAGTTTGAGCGTCCGGGGTTGCCCGCTATCTCGATCATGAGCTTCTATCTCGACCGGCGGCGCGTGGACCTGGAGGAGGGGAGCGCGCGCTGGCTCCGGCTCAAGCGTCAGCTTGAGATGTGCAAGTGGTTCGCGCCCCACGGCCTGGAGGCTTTGGCCTACGAGGACGGATGGGAGCTGGCTCAGGTCATGCTCATGCAGGCTGCGGGTGAATTCGCCCACCAATTCCTCATCCGGCGGAATCTGCACGCCTACACCTCGTCGCGCATCGTCTATGCCCTGCTCAAGCACCGGGACGCGACCCGGCTGCTCATGGATTACTTCCGGGTTCGTTTCGACCCGGCCTTCGAAGGCGACCGCGCCAATGCCGTGCGCGATCAGCGCAACCGCGTGCGCGCGGCTATCCGCAACGTGGATAACGCCATCCATCGTGACATCCTGACCTATGTCTACAAATTCTTCCGCTATACCCTGCGGACCAATTACTATCTGGAACACAAGTTCGGCCTGAGCTTCAGGCTCGATCCGCTCATCCTGGCCCCGTTGCCCCGCAAGGAGCGTCCTTTCGGGGTCTATTGTTTTCACGGTCCGTATAGTTGGGCCTTCCACGTGCGCTATCGCGACATGGCCCGGGGTGGAGTGCGCGTGGTCCGTACCTGGAGCCAGGAGCATTTCGAGGTGGAGTCCAACCGGCTTCTGGACGAGGTCACCAAGTTGGCCCGCGCCCAGCAGTTCAAGAACAAGGATATCCCCGAAGGCGGGTCCAAGGCGGTTATCCTCCTCGGCCCGGAAGGGGACATCGACCTGGCGGTCAAGTCCATGGTGGATTCCTTTCTGGATCTGCTTGTCGTCCCGGAGGGGGCCGACGGCTTCGTCCAGCCCGGCATCGTGGACTACCTGGGCCGCGAGGAGATCATATTCCTCGGCCCGGACGAGAACATTACCCCATCCCATATTCAATGGATGGCCGACCGGGCGGCCGCGCGCGGCTACAAATGGCCCAGCGCCTTCATGAGCTCCAAGCCCGGCGCGGGCATCGCCCACAAGCAATACGGCGTAACCTCGGAGGGGGTCATCGTCTTTGCCGAGGAACTGTTGCGCACGCTCGGCATCGACCCGAAGAGCGATCCGTTCACGGTCAAGCTGACCGGCGGTCCGGCCGGGGACGTTGCCTCCAACGTCATGCGCATTCTCATGCGTGAATATGGCGACAACGCGAGAATCGTGGCCATGACCGACGGACACGGCGCGGTCTTCGATCCGGACGGGATGGACCACGCCGAATTGCTCCGGCTCATGGACGGCAATCTGAAGGCCGCCGACTTCAGCCGGGATGCGCTCCGGGGCGAGGGGGCCTTCGTGGTTTCCACGGGCGAACCGGAAGGCGCGCGCATTCGCAACACCCTGCACAATATTGCCGTGGCCGACATCTTCATCCCCTCGGGCGGCAGGCCGGACACGGTCAACATGTCCAACTGGAAGGAATTCCTGCTAGAGGACGGCACGCCCTCGGCACGGGGCATAGTCGAGGGGGCGAACATCTTCATCTCGGCCGACGCCCGCGCCCAGCTCGAAAGGGCGGGAGTCCTGGTGGTGCCCGGCCCGTCGGCCAACAAGACCGGGGTCATCTGTTCGTCCTATGAAATCCTGGCGGGGCTCATCCTCGACGAAAAGGAATTTCTGGACATCAAGGACGAGTACGTCCGGCAACTCCTGGATATCCTCAGGTTGCGGGCGCGCTCCGAGGCGCGCGTGCTCATGCGCGAATACAAGCTGGCCGGGGGCGGGCGGACCATCACCGAGCTGTCCTACGCCCTGTCCGCGTCCATCAACGCGCTGGCCGACCAGGTGGACGGAGTGCTCATGGAGTCCGTGGAGCGGGTGGCCGACGATCCGGGCCTGGTCGAGGTCCTGCTGTCCTATTGCCCGGCCGTGCTGGCCGAAAAATACCGCGAGCGGGTGGTCGGCGACCTGCCGCGCGCACATCAACTGGCCCTGCTGGCCTCGTTCATCTCGGCCAAGATGCTCTATCAGGAGGGCATGGATTGGGCCGATCGGCTGGTCCGCCTGCGCAACGTGCGCGAGGTGGTCTTCGGTTATCTCGAACAGGAAAAGGTGGTGGCCGGGCTCATGGCCGAGGTTCGCGGAGCGGGGTTGCTGCATGCCGAACTTATCGACCGCATTTTGGACTTCTCGGGCCGCAAGTTGCTGACCCTGGATCGCCTCGGGCTGGGATAG